In Asanoa sp. WMMD1127, one genomic interval encodes:
- a CDS encoding RecQ family ATP-dependent DNA helicase → MKSTITSLRLRRAARTLFGWKTLRPGQLDAMRAILRHHDVLAIMPTGAGKSALYQVPATQLPGPTLVISPLLALQQDQIGGLERRGSAPLKAVRISSAETPKQREAALEALRDGRAEFLFITPEQLADPDRLAAVKALKPSLVAVDEAHCISAWGHDFRPDYLALGHVIKQLGRPPVVALTATASPPVREDIVDRLGLERPKLIVTGLDRPNLFLEAANCATEDYRWRRLLALLAEGETPGIVYVPTRRAAEELAERLTAAGHAAAHYHGGMAAGAREKLHEEFLADKVPIMVATSAFGMGIDKPNIRWVAHVALPDSPDSYLQEIGRAGRDGLPARTLLLWRAEDEGLQRYFTGAPPAAEELRDLAAVLRADGPLTKKALGERTGLGTRKLGQLVALLEQVGGAVTRSGGKVASPRYAPQPAEVAALAVAEAERQQSLQKSRTDMMRGYAEARGCRGQALLAYFGEKMNHVCGHCDNCAAGRGEPDNGAVGPFPVHSTVRHAEWGSGLVMGYEDDKMTVLFDEVGYKTLSVPVVSEQGLLVAETS, encoded by the coding sequence ATGAAATCAACCATCACCTCCCTGCGCCTGCGCCGGGCCGCCCGTACCCTCTTCGGCTGGAAGACCCTGCGCCCCGGTCAGCTCGACGCGATGCGCGCGATCCTGCGCCACCACGACGTGCTGGCCATCATGCCCACCGGTGCCGGCAAGTCGGCGCTCTACCAGGTGCCGGCGACCCAGCTGCCCGGGCCGACCCTGGTCATCTCCCCCTTGCTCGCCCTGCAACAGGACCAGATCGGCGGCCTGGAACGGCGCGGCTCCGCCCCGCTCAAGGCCGTGCGCATCTCGTCGGCCGAGACGCCCAAGCAGCGCGAGGCCGCCCTGGAGGCCCTGCGCGACGGGCGGGCCGAGTTCCTGTTCATCACCCCGGAGCAGCTCGCCGACCCGGACCGGCTGGCCGCCGTCAAGGCGCTCAAGCCGTCGCTGGTCGCGGTCGACGAGGCGCACTGCATCTCGGCGTGGGGGCACGACTTCCGGCCGGACTACCTCGCGCTCGGCCACGTGATCAAGCAGCTCGGTCGCCCGCCCGTCGTGGCGCTGACCGCGACCGCGTCGCCGCCGGTGCGCGAGGACATCGTGGACCGGCTCGGCCTGGAGCGGCCGAAGCTGATCGTCACCGGCCTCGACCGGCCCAACCTCTTTCTCGAGGCCGCCAACTGCGCCACCGAGGACTACCGGTGGCGCCGCCTGCTGGCGCTGCTGGCGGAGGGCGAGACGCCGGGGATCGTCTACGTGCCGACCCGGCGCGCCGCCGAGGAGCTCGCGGAACGGCTCACCGCCGCCGGCCACGCGGCCGCGCACTACCACGGCGGGATGGCGGCCGGCGCGCGCGAGAAGCTGCACGAGGAGTTCCTCGCCGACAAGGTGCCGATCATGGTGGCCACGTCGGCGTTCGGGATGGGCATCGACAAGCCCAACATCCGCTGGGTCGCGCACGTCGCGCTGCCCGACTCGCCCGACAGCTATCTGCAGGAGATCGGCCGCGCCGGGCGCGACGGGCTGCCGGCCCGCACGCTGCTGCTGTGGCGGGCCGAGGACGAAGGGCTGCAGCGCTACTTCACCGGGGCGCCGCCCGCGGCCGAGGAGCTGCGTGACCTGGCCGCCGTGCTGCGCGCCGACGGCCCGTTGACCAAGAAGGCGCTGGGCGAGCGCACCGGCCTCGGCACCCGCAAGCTCGGCCAGCTGGTCGCCCTCCTGGAGCAGGTCGGCGGCGCGGTCACCCGATCGGGCGGCAAGGTCGCGAGCCCGCGGTACGCGCCACAACCGGCCGAGGTCGCCGCGCTCGCCGTGGCCGAGGCGGAGCGGCAGCAGAGCCTGCAGAAGTCCCGCACCGACATGATGCGGGGTTACGCGGAGGCCCGCGGCTGCCGCGGTCAGGCGCTGCTCGCGTACTTCGGCGAGAAGATGAACCACGTCTGCGGGCACTGCGACAACTGCGCGGCCGGCCGGGGCGAGCCGGACAACGGCGCCGTCGGCCCCTTCCCGGTCCACAGCACCGTCCGCCATGCCGAGTGGGGCAGCGGGCTGGTGATGGGCTACGAGGACGACAAGATGACGGTGCTGTTCGACGAGGTGGGCTACAAGACCCTGTCGGTGCCG
- a CDS encoding TIGR03557 family F420-dependent LLM class oxidoreductase — protein sequence MRIGYFLSSEEYTPAELIAQAKAAQKAGFQALWISDHYHPWVDAQGQSPFVWSTIGALSQVCTLPVTTAVTCPTIRIHPAVVAQAAATSAVLHEGRFRLGVGSGEALNEQILGDDWPEADVRLEMLEEAVAVMRELWQGGVVSHRGPHYTVRNARLYTLPDKPPPVYVSAFGPKAVELAGRIGDGYVSTMPDGDLVKAFRENGGGDKPAQAGFKAAYADSAEEGARIAFEKWPNAAVPGELSQILPTPKHFEQASQLATQEKVAEAFVCGNDAGEHLEMIDRYAQAGFDEIYVANTGPHWQGLMDLYESSVLPKLRR from the coding sequence ATGCGCATCGGATACTTCCTGTCCTCGGAGGAATACACCCCCGCGGAGCTGATCGCCCAGGCCAAGGCCGCGCAGAAGGCCGGCTTCCAGGCACTGTGGATCTCCGACCACTACCACCCCTGGGTCGACGCCCAGGGGCAGAGCCCGTTCGTCTGGTCGACGATCGGCGCGCTGAGCCAGGTCTGCACGCTGCCGGTGACCACGGCCGTGACGTGCCCGACGATCCGGATCCACCCCGCCGTGGTCGCGCAGGCCGCCGCGACCAGCGCCGTGCTGCACGAGGGCCGCTTCCGCCTCGGCGTCGGCAGCGGCGAGGCGCTCAACGAGCAGATCCTCGGCGACGACTGGCCCGAGGCCGACGTGCGCCTGGAGATGCTCGAGGAGGCCGTCGCCGTGATGCGCGAGCTGTGGCAGGGCGGCGTGGTCTCGCACCGCGGCCCCCACTACACGGTCCGCAACGCGCGCCTCTACACCCTGCCCGACAAGCCGCCACCGGTGTACGTGAGCGCGTTCGGCCCCAAGGCCGTCGAGCTCGCCGGGCGGATCGGCGACGGCTACGTCAGCACCATGCCCGACGGCGACCTCGTCAAGGCGTTCCGCGAGAACGGCGGCGGCGACAAGCCGGCCCAGGCGGGCTTCAAGGCGGCCTACGCCGACAGCGCGGAGGAGGGCGCGCGGATCGCGTTCGAGAAGTGGCCCAACGCCGCCGTGCCGGGCGAGCTCTCGCAGATCCTGCCGACGCCGAAGCACTTCGAGCAGGCGTCGCAGCTGGCCACCCAGGAGAAGGTGGCCGAGGCGTTCGTGTGCGGCAACGACGCGGGCGAGCACCTCGAGATGATCGACAGGTACGCGCAGGCGGGCTTCGACGAGATCTACGTGGCCAATACCGGCCCGCACTGGCAGGGGTTGATGGACCTCTACGAGTCGTCGGTGCTGCCGAAGCTGCGCCGGTAG
- a CDS encoding glycoside hydrolase family 3 protein: MTEPGGELLRLAATVLQPGFVGTAPPDWVRRWLGEGLGGVALFARNVRSPEQIAALTATLRAERADVLVAIDEEAGDVTRFESRTGSSRPGNLALGAVDDVALTREVACDLGRELAAVGVNLDYAPDADVNNNPDNPVIGVRSFGADPALVARHTGAWVTGLQAAGVAACAKHFPGHGDTAVDSHHDLPHIPRDRAGLDAVELLPFRAAIAAGVQAVMTGHLLVPAIDPSVPATLSRNVLTGLLRDELGFEGAVITDAMEMRAVVDRYGFEGAVVAALAAGADAICVGGENADEATADRLRTAIARAVVDGRLAEDRLVEAAKRVQHLAAWAATARASSAPGPWYGAAGSPVGLAAARRAVKVGGFAPSLPLPAAPHVVELSPPANIAVGTDTPWGVAAPLAALLPGTTAVRLTPADQPSPTTILAASAARPLVVVVRDLHRHAWMSTLVDALLSARPDSVVVELGVPAAVIGATHLATHGATRSGALAAAELLAGRRP, from the coding sequence ATGACCGAGCCTGGCGGCGAACTGCTGCGGCTGGCCGCGACCGTTCTGCAGCCCGGGTTCGTGGGGACGGCGCCGCCCGACTGGGTGCGCCGGTGGCTGGGGGAGGGGCTCGGTGGTGTCGCGCTGTTCGCCCGCAACGTCCGCTCGCCGGAGCAGATCGCCGCGCTGACCGCGACGTTGCGGGCCGAGCGGGCCGACGTGCTCGTGGCGATCGACGAGGAGGCCGGCGACGTCACCCGCTTCGAGTCCCGCACGGGCAGCTCGCGTCCCGGCAACCTGGCCCTCGGCGCCGTCGACGACGTCGCGCTCACCCGGGAGGTCGCCTGCGATCTCGGCCGGGAGCTGGCCGCGGTGGGCGTCAACCTCGACTACGCGCCGGACGCCGACGTCAACAACAACCCCGACAACCCGGTCATCGGCGTACGCAGCTTCGGCGCCGACCCGGCCCTCGTCGCCCGCCACACCGGGGCGTGGGTGACCGGCCTCCAGGCCGCCGGCGTGGCCGCCTGCGCCAAGCACTTCCCGGGCCACGGCGACACGGCCGTCGACTCGCACCACGACCTGCCGCACATCCCGCGCGACCGCGCGGGCCTCGACGCGGTCGAACTGCTCCCGTTCCGCGCCGCGATCGCCGCCGGCGTGCAGGCGGTGATGACCGGCCACCTGCTCGTGCCGGCCATCGACCCGTCGGTCCCGGCGACCCTGAGCCGCAACGTCCTCACCGGACTGCTGCGCGACGAGCTCGGCTTCGAGGGCGCGGTGATCACCGACGCCATGGAGATGCGCGCGGTCGTCGACCGCTACGGCTTCGAGGGCGCGGTGGTGGCCGCGCTCGCGGCGGGCGCCGACGCGATCTGCGTGGGCGGCGAGAACGCCGACGAGGCCACCGCGGACCGCCTGCGCACGGCCATCGCCCGCGCGGTGGTCGACGGCCGCCTGGCCGAGGACCGCCTGGTCGAGGCGGCCAAGCGGGTGCAGCACCTGGCAGCCTGGGCCGCGACGGCGCGGGCCTCGTCCGCACCGGGCCCGTGGTACGGCGCGGCCGGCTCACCCGTCGGCCTGGCCGCCGCCCGCCGCGCCGTCAAGGTCGGCGGCTTTGCGCCGTCGTTGCCGCTGCCCGCGGCGCCGCACGTGGTCGAGCTGTCGCCACCGGCCAACATCGCGGTGGGCACCGACACCCCGTGGGGCGTCGCGGCCCCGCTGGCGGCGCTGCTCCCGGGCACGACCGCGGTCCGCCTGACGCCCGCGGACCAGCCGTCCCCGACGACGATCCTCGCCGCCTCGGCCGCCCGCCCACTGGTCGTCGTGGTCCGCGACCTCCACCGCCACGCGTGGATGTCCACTCTGGTGGACGCGTTACTCTCCGCCCGGCCGGATTCCGTGGTGGTCGAACTCGGTGTGCCGGCCGCGGTGATCGGCGCGACCCACCTCGCCACCCACGGCGCAACCCGCTCAGGCGCCCTCGCCGCCGCCGAACTCCTGGCGGGCAGGCGCCCCTGA
- a CDS encoding TetR/AcrR family transcriptional regulator — translation MTESETRRRAPGMSPEQRREAVVRAALPLVAEHGAAVTTAQIARAAGIGEATIFRVFEDKAAVLDACVSAALDPTVVLQELRSISLEQPLAVRLVDAADALEAHFARIGSVLGALHATGHAGPRRGPAPEGGRERSVSETFAAVAELIEPDQDRLRLPVETLTNAFLGLLFPARVGGPSTPRAVPIEDLVDVLLYGAVKA, via the coding sequence ATGACCGAGAGCGAGACCCGGCGGCGCGCGCCGGGGATGAGTCCCGAGCAGCGGCGGGAGGCGGTGGTCCGGGCCGCGTTGCCGTTGGTGGCCGAGCACGGGGCCGCCGTCACCACCGCCCAGATCGCGCGGGCGGCGGGGATCGGCGAGGCGACGATCTTCCGCGTCTTCGAGGACAAGGCGGCGGTGCTCGACGCCTGCGTGAGCGCGGCGCTCGATCCGACGGTGGTGTTGCAGGAGCTGCGGTCGATCTCGCTCGAGCAGCCGCTCGCGGTGCGCCTGGTGGACGCCGCCGACGCGCTCGAGGCGCATTTCGCGCGGATCGGGTCCGTGCTCGGCGCCCTGCACGCCACCGGGCACGCCGGGCCGCGGCGTGGGCCCGCGCCGGAGGGTGGCCGGGAGCGGTCGGTCAGCGAGACCTTCGCGGCCGTCGCCGAACTCATCGAGCCCGACCAGGACCGGCTCCGGCTCCCGGTGGAGACCCTCACCAACGCCTTTCTCGGCCTGCTCTTCCCCGCCCGCGTGGGCGGACCGAGCACGCCGCGCGCGGTGCCGATCGAGGACCTGGTCGACGTCCTCCTCTACGGCGCCGTCAAGGCTTAG
- a CDS encoding amidohydrolase family protein: MLAIRAARLFDGLAIVSDPTVYVEGGTVVDVTSTPPPSGVPVLDLGAATLLPGLVDAHTHLVFDSGPDPVSRLRTVDDEELLRGARVAATRALHAGITTVRDLGDRGYVARRLRAELDAAPHTGPLVLSAGPPLTSPRGHCWWLGGEVSGADEIRAAVADHAARGVDVIKVLATGGEITPGTKPYLPQFTPAELAVAAEEAHRHGLPAAAHAHSAAAIAAAVDAGFDTIEHGSFLTEAGAAADEAVIAQLAASDSIVSATLGYLPGQPVNPRTAAISATLTAIFTQQRRAGVRMIVTSDAGIDPSKPHDVLPYAAEMFLLFGDEPAAALRAVTADAAAACGVGSAKGRVAAGYDADLLAVAGDPTTDITALRTVEAVFRAGVRVV; the protein is encoded by the coding sequence GTGCTGGCCATCCGCGCGGCGCGGCTGTTCGACGGGCTGGCGATCGTTTCCGACCCGACGGTGTACGTCGAGGGCGGCACCGTGGTCGACGTGACCTCCACGCCGCCGCCCTCGGGCGTGCCGGTGCTGGACCTCGGCGCGGCGACCCTGCTGCCGGGCCTGGTCGACGCGCACACCCACCTCGTCTTCGACAGCGGCCCGGACCCGGTGTCGCGGCTGCGCACGGTCGACGACGAGGAGCTCCTCCGCGGCGCCCGGGTGGCGGCCACCCGGGCCCTGCACGCCGGCATCACCACGGTGCGCGACCTGGGCGACCGCGGCTACGTGGCGCGCCGCCTGCGGGCCGAGCTCGACGCCGCGCCGCACACCGGCCCGCTGGTCCTGTCGGCCGGCCCGCCGCTGACCAGCCCCCGCGGCCACTGCTGGTGGCTGGGCGGCGAGGTCTCGGGCGCCGACGAGATCCGGGCGGCGGTCGCCGACCACGCGGCCCGGGGCGTCGACGTGATCAAGGTGCTGGCCACCGGCGGCGAGATCACTCCGGGCACCAAGCCGTACCTCCCGCAGTTCACCCCCGCCGAGCTCGCGGTCGCGGCGGAGGAGGCACACCGGCACGGCCTGCCGGCGGCCGCCCACGCCCACAGCGCGGCCGCGATCGCCGCGGCGGTGGACGCGGGCTTCGACACGATCGAGCACGGCTCGTTCCTCACCGAGGCCGGCGCGGCGGCCGACGAGGCGGTGATCGCGCAGCTGGCCGCGAGCGACTCGATCGTCTCGGCGACGCTGGGCTACCTGCCGGGCCAACCGGTCAACCCGCGCACGGCGGCCATCTCCGCCACCCTGACGGCGATCTTCACCCAGCAACGCCGGGCCGGCGTCCGCATGATCGTCACCAGCGACGCCGGCATCGACCCGTCCAAGCCGCACGACGTCCTCCCGTACGCCGCCGAGATGTTCCTGCTCTTCGGCGACGAGCCGGCCGCGGCGCTGCGCGCGGTGACCGCCGACGCGGCGGCGGCCTGCGGGGTCGGTTCGGCGAAGGGTCGCGTCGCCGCCGGCTACGACGCGGACCTGCTGGCGGTGGCCGGCGACCCGACGACGGACATCACCGCGCTCCGCACGGTCGAGGCCGTCTTCCGCGCCGGCGTCCGGGTGGTCTAG
- a CDS encoding GNAT family N-acetyltransferase, with protein sequence MEPVVKDNPGRNRFEIVVDGQDAGFSAYRLRDGAITFTHTQIDPSFEGQGLGSKLARAALDESRARGLRVYAQCPFIAGYIDKHPEYADLLAAD encoded by the coding sequence GTGGAACCCGTAGTCAAGGACAACCCCGGCCGGAACCGCTTCGAGATCGTCGTGGACGGGCAGGATGCCGGCTTCTCGGCGTACCGCCTGCGCGACGGCGCCATCACCTTCACCCACACGCAGATCGACCCGAGCTTCGAGGGCCAGGGCCTCGGCAGCAAGTTGGCCCGCGCCGCGCTCGACGAGTCCCGCGCCCGCGGGCTGCGCGTCTACGCCCAGTGCCCGTTCATCGCGGGTTACATCGACAAGCACCCGGAGTACGCGGACCTGCTGGCCGCCGACTGA
- a CDS encoding phosphotransferase — protein MGRPLRSLPAPADVQALVVATYDLPASGVTLLRTLVNDVYRIDSAAGPRVLKIYRHGRAHADVAWEARLANHLADGGVPVVRAHPTAGTFDAPEGERAYLLWEWAPGALPGARIDDDVAAEFGRTVAALHATADAGGPPPPSRERDLPIAALHGVLEPADRQLLDLLAAALPERIAGAALDRGICHGDVSLDNVHVDGGRLVLYDLDRATVDYRAADLTGVATTPWWPAFLAGYRATRELADADLAALPWLRVRELIANLHFHLVDKPTFRGTDSIGEGWAERELSALRAAAGRLLA, from the coding sequence GTGGGCCGCCCCTTGCGATCGCTCCCGGCACCCGCCGACGTCCAGGCGCTCGTGGTCGCCACCTACGACCTGCCGGCGTCCGGCGTCACCCTGCTGCGGACCCTGGTCAACGACGTCTACCGGATCGACTCCGCCGCCGGTCCGCGAGTGCTCAAGATCTATCGCCACGGTCGGGCCCACGCCGACGTGGCCTGGGAGGCCCGGCTCGCCAACCACCTCGCGGACGGCGGCGTCCCGGTCGTCCGCGCCCACCCCACGGCGGGCACGTTCGACGCGCCCGAGGGCGAACGCGCCTACCTGCTGTGGGAGTGGGCGCCGGGCGCGCTCCCGGGCGCCCGCATCGACGACGACGTGGCGGCGGAGTTCGGGCGAACCGTCGCCGCCCTCCACGCGACCGCCGACGCCGGCGGTCCACCACCGCCCAGCCGCGAGCGCGACCTTCCAATCGCCGCGCTGCACGGCGTCCTCGAGCCCGCCGACCGCCAGCTGCTCGACCTGCTCGCCGCCGCGCTGCCCGAGCGGATCGCCGGCGCCGCCCTCGACCGGGGGATCTGCCACGGCGACGTCTCGCTGGACAACGTCCACGTCGACGGCGGCCGGCTGGTGCTCTACGACCTCGACCGGGCCACTGTGGACTACCGGGCCGCCGACCTGACCGGCGTCGCCACCACCCCGTGGTGGCCGGCTTTCCTGGCCGGCTACCGCGCGACGCGCGAGCTGGCCGACGCCGACCTCGCCGCCCTGCCCTGGCTGCGGGTGCGGGAGCTGATCGCCAACCTGCACTTCCACCTGGTCGACAAGCCGACCTTCCGGGGCACCGACTCGATCGGCGAGGGGTGGGCGGAGCGGGAGCTGTCGGCGCTGCGGGCGGCGGCCGGCCGGCTGCTGGCGTGA
- a CDS encoding DUF1206 domain-containing protein gives MSTASRAQSTASRAANSSALEGLTRAGFIGYGIVHLLFAWLALQIAFGKPAAEGDQSGALMTLAQQPLGKFLVVAIAVGLLAMAIWQLSEALIGHQDEQGKRRVFERIASAFRTVVYAYFAYTAWKVFKGAPSSAADSQQKKTEDLLSSGGGRAVVIIAGLALAGLGIGLVVYGVKKVFERHLKTGQMSPSTRQLSRRLGMAGYSAKGVAYGIAGVLFVVAAATYDPQKARGLDAALETLRGQAYGAILLTLMALGIAAFGLFCFLQSKYRKV, from the coding sequence ATGTCAACAGCCAGTCGCGCACAGTCGACCGCGTCCCGGGCAGCCAACAGCTCGGCCCTCGAGGGCCTGACCCGGGCCGGCTTCATCGGATACGGCATCGTCCACCTGCTGTTCGCCTGGTTGGCGCTGCAGATCGCGTTCGGCAAGCCCGCCGCCGAGGGCGACCAGTCCGGCGCCCTCATGACCCTGGCGCAGCAGCCGCTCGGCAAGTTCCTCGTGGTCGCGATCGCGGTCGGCCTGCTGGCCATGGCGATCTGGCAGCTCTCCGAGGCGCTCATCGGGCACCAGGACGAGCAGGGCAAGCGGCGGGTGTTCGAGCGGATCGCGTCGGCGTTCCGCACGGTCGTCTACGCCTACTTCGCGTACACCGCGTGGAAGGTCTTCAAGGGCGCGCCCTCCTCGGCCGCCGACAGCCAGCAGAAGAAGACCGAGGACCTGCTGTCCAGCGGCGGCGGCCGGGCCGTGGTGATCATCGCCGGCCTCGCGCTGGCCGGGCTCGGCATCGGGCTCGTCGTCTACGGCGTCAAGAAGGTCTTCGAGCGGCACCTGAAGACCGGCCAGATGTCGCCCTCCACCCGCCAGTTGTCCCGGCGCCTCGGCATGGCCGGTTACAGCGCCAAGGGCGTGGCGTACGGCATCGCCGGTGTGCTGTTCGTCGTCGCGGCGGCCACCTACGACCCGCAGAAGGCGCGCGGCCTCGACGCCGCCCTCGAAACGCTCCGCGGGCAGGCGTACGGCGCTATCCTGCTGACCCTCATGGCCCTCGGGATCGCGGCTTTCGGCCTGTTCTGCTTCCTGCAGTCGAAGTACCGCAAGGTCTGA
- a CDS encoding phage holin family protein, whose protein sequence is MVDARNAAAPPRADADPSTGELVQRATEQVSRLVRDELALAKAELTQKAKHAGIGVGLFGGAGGLAFFGISVLIATAIIAIDIALPLWLSALIVGAFLMILAGLFALVGRGQVKRATPPVPPDVTEGLKADLQTVKDGFRHNGHKNGRGSGGTAR, encoded by the coding sequence ATGGTCGACGCCCGCAACGCCGCCGCACCGCCCCGTGCCGACGCCGATCCGTCGACGGGTGAGCTGGTGCAGCGCGCCACCGAACAGGTTTCCCGCCTGGTCCGCGACGAGCTCGCGCTGGCCAAGGCCGAGCTGACGCAGAAGGCCAAGCACGCCGGCATCGGCGTCGGGCTCTTCGGCGGCGCCGGCGGCCTGGCCTTCTTCGGGATCTCCGTGCTGATCGCCACCGCGATCATCGCGATCGACATCGCGCTGCCGCTCTGGCTGTCGGCGCTGATCGTCGGCGCGTTCCTGATGATCCTCGCCGGCCTCTTCGCGCTGGTCGGGCGCGGCCAGGTCAAGCGGGCCACGCCGCCGGTGCCGCCGGACGTCACCGAGGGGCTCAAGGCCGACCTCCAGACCGTCAAGGACGGCTTCCGCCACAATGGCCACAAGAACGGCCGCGGCTCAGGGGGTACGGCGCGATGA
- a CDS encoding DUF3618 domain-containing protein, with protein sequence MTAGNGNGHSNGSTSSDPAVLRAEIRRTRAELGETVQLLAAKADVKSRMKVSASHAADRFKAKASTAAARVRDTNGGRPAGQAALRANPVPVATLIGVAASAVAVILMVMRRRRR encoded by the coding sequence ATGACGGCAGGCAACGGCAACGGCCACAGCAACGGCAGCACCTCGTCGGACCCGGCCGTCCTGCGCGCGGAGATACGGCGCACGCGGGCGGAGCTCGGCGAGACGGTCCAGCTGCTCGCGGCCAAGGCCGACGTCAAGTCCCGGATGAAGGTCTCGGCGAGCCACGCGGCCGACCGCTTCAAGGCCAAGGCGAGCACCGCCGCGGCCCGGGTGCGTGACACCAACGGCGGCCGGCCCGCGGGCCAGGCCGCCCTGCGGGCCAATCCGGTGCCGGTGGCGACGCTGATCGGCGTCGCGGCCAGCGCTGTCGCTGTCATCCTGATGGTGATGCGTAGACGTCGCCGTTAA
- a CDS encoding DUF4235 domain-containing protein has product MTKQISKSSYKPVGIVLGLAAGTLSGMVFQRIWAMTMRGDAPHPIDEERGWGEVLLAAAMQGAIVAVIRASIDRAGATGIRKFTGHWPHD; this is encoded by the coding sequence GTGACCAAGCAGATCAGCAAGTCGAGCTACAAGCCGGTCGGCATCGTGCTGGGGCTCGCCGCCGGCACGCTGTCCGGGATGGTCTTCCAGCGGATCTGGGCGATGACCATGCGCGGCGACGCGCCGCACCCGATCGACGAGGAGCGGGGCTGGGGCGAGGTGCTGCTGGCGGCCGCCATGCAGGGCGCCATCGTGGCGGTCATCCGCGCGTCGATCGACCGCGCGGGCGCGACCGGCATCCGGAAGTTCACCGGCCACTGGCCGCACGACTAG
- a CDS encoding LppX_LprAFG lipoprotein yields MRPPRTFIIAVLLAALASVGACGDGDNDATAGDPNLPAAATLLSEAAAKMRTVTSAAFDITTEGETGALPIRSANGSIDQTGTAQGTATLDQVGMPIELSFVAKDQFLYVKGLTAGWQKVPLAQAAAIYDPTAILDPEKGIGAVLASAQGTTKSRETLDGVEHYVVDATFDGAAMARLVPGVTGDVNGTVWIAGDTKLVNQLRFTVPGDKQGTVTIKFADFDKPVDVDVPTV; encoded by the coding sequence ATGCGTCCTCCCCGCACATTCATCATCGCCGTCCTGCTGGCGGCGCTGGCCTCGGTCGGCGCCTGCGGCGACGGCGACAACGACGCCACCGCCGGCGACCCGAACCTGCCGGCGGCCGCCACGCTGCTCTCCGAAGCGGCCGCCAAGATGCGCACGGTGACCTCGGCCGCGTTCGACATCACGACCGAGGGGGAGACCGGCGCGCTGCCGATCCGGTCCGCCAACGGGTCGATCGACCAGACCGGCACCGCCCAGGGCACCGCGACGCTCGACCAGGTCGGCATGCCGATCGAGCTGTCGTTCGTGGCCAAGGACCAGTTCCTCTACGTCAAGGGCCTGACCGCCGGCTGGCAGAAGGTGCCGCTGGCGCAAGCGGCCGCCATCTACGACCCGACGGCGATCCTCGACCCGGAGAAGGGGATCGGGGCCGTGCTCGCGTCGGCCCAGGGCACCACCAAGAGCCGGGAGACGCTCGACGGGGTCGAGCACTACGTGGTGGACGCGACCTTCGACGGCGCAGCGATGGCGCGGCTGGTGCCGGGCGTCACCGGCGACGTGAACGGCACGGTCTGGATCGCCGGCGACACCAAGCTGGTCAACCAGCTGCGGTTCACCGTCCCGGGCGACAAGCAGGGCACCGTCACGATCAAGTTCGCCGACTTCGACAAGCCGGTCGATGTCGACGTCCCCACCGTCTAG